A section of the Leucoraja erinacea ecotype New England chromosome 31, Leri_hhj_1, whole genome shotgun sequence genome encodes:
- the LOC129712011 gene encoding xenotropic and polytropic retrovirus receptor 1 homolog: MKFAEHLSAHLTPEWRKQYIEYEALKKMLHLAQEEAPNTEVSEPAVIQRYYASLEEEFFKISENELTKINTFYAEKLAEAQRRLATLQIELEAVFDAQRAIEARTGHWRSILLKAHRHRARHKTMCDLKLAFSELYLSLVLLQNYQNLNLTGFTKILKKYDKMFNASKGAGWQATLVESSTMYTSKKIDQLISEVESLYTNQLAGGDRARAMKRLRVPPLGTIQPAPVWTTFRVGVQCGLIVALSVLIIIKGLHVSQKTSVWPLLRAYRGGFILIEFVFLLGINIYGWRKAGVNHCLIFELDPRNHLTHQDLFELAGFLGVLWCLSLLACLFSAYIHTPMSVSPLLLYGFMVLLLVNPTKTFYYKSRIWLLKVLSRVATAPFRKVGFADFWLADQLNSMGPVFLDLWYLICFYGFELNWESNEGLLSPPADKYITSGNSYGMTCFIQCIPPWIRFTQCLRRYRDSRDAFPHLANAGKYSTVFIMVTFAALYSTEKERSQLTVGVKVYFYLWAVTTCVSTIFTIGWDLKMDWGLLDRKSKENKFLREETVYYYKVYYYAAMIQDVILRVAWALNILFTNTKQSEVAEIISTTLAPLEVFRRFVWNFFRLENEHLNNCGHFRAVRDISIMPLNRGNQAALLLLMDQQEGVRNRGKVKASKRKTNFSFKRSRVKSWETKVHIEEME; encoded by the exons TTTCAGAACCTGCAGTTATTCAACGATATTACGCGTCACTGGAAGAAGAATTCTTTAAGATTAGTGAGAATGAATTAaccaaaataaatacattttatgcag AGAAACTGGCAGAGGCCCAAAGAAGATTAGCAACACTACAGATTGAACTTGAAGCAGTATTTGATGCCCAGAGGGCGATCGAAGCAAGAACGGGGCACTGGAGGAGCATCCTTCTTAAAGCACACAGGCACCGGGCACGACACAAGACCATGTGTGACCTGAAACTGGCCTTCAGTGAACTCTACCTTAGTCTAGTCCTACTGCAGAATTATCAG AATCTCAACCTCACAGGTTTTACCAAAATTTTGAAGAAATACGATAAGATGTTCAATGCATCGAAGGGGGCGGGCTGGCAGGCAACCCTGGTAGAGAGCTCTACAATGTACACCAGCAAGAAGATAGACCAGCTAATAAGCGAGGTGGAG TCACTCTACACCAATCAGCTGGCAGGAGGGGACAGAGCACGAGCAATGAAGAGGCTTCGGGTTCCACCACTAGGAACAATCCAG CCTGCCCCAGTGTGGACCACCTTCCGTGTGGGAGTGCAGTGTGGACTCATCGTGGCATTATCTGTGCTGATAATCATCAAAG GTCTCCATGTATCCCAGAAAACCAGCGTGTGGCCCCTCCTGCGTGCTTACAGAGGCGGCTTCATTTTGATCGAGTTTGTCTTCCTCTTGGGAATTAACATCTATGGCTGGAGAAAGGCAGGAGTAAACCATTGCTTGATCTTTGAACTTGATCCCAGGAACCACCTCACCCATCAGGATTTGTTTGAG TTGGCAGGTTTCCTGGGAGTTCTCTGGTGCTTGAGTCTACTCGCCTGCCTTTTCAGTGCTTACATCCACACTCCAATGTCAGTCAGTCCCTTGCTCCTGTATGGTTTCATGGTGCTTCTTCTCGTGAACCCAACCAAAACCTTCTACTACAAGTCCCGCATCTGGTTATTGAAAGTCCTG TCCCGTGTAGCAACTGCCCCCTTCCGTAAAGTGGGTTTTGCCGATTTCTGGTTGGCCGATCAACTCAACAGCATGGGGCCAGTCTTCCTGGACCTCTGGTACTTGATCTGCTTCTATGGATTTGAGTTAAACTGGGAGAGTAACGAGGGTCTCCTGAGCCCACCTGCAG ATAAATACATAACCAGTGGTAACTCCTATGGAATGACCTGCTTTATCCAATGTATTCCACCCTGGATCAGATTCACTCAGTGCCTCCGGAGATACAGGGACAGCCGGGATGCATTCCCGCActtagcaaatgctggaaaatactCCACGGTTTTCATTATGGTAACCTTTGCAGCTCTGTACTCAACGGAGAAAG AACGCTCTCAGTTGACGGTCGGTGTAAAGGTTTACTTTTACCTGTGGGCCGTGACAACCTGTGTCAGCACCATTTTCACCATTGGCTGGGACCTGAAGAtggactggggtctgttggacAGGAAGTCCAAGGAGAACAAGTTTCTGAGAGAAGAGACAGTATACTATTACAAA GTCTACTACTATGCTGCCATGATTCAGGATGTGATACTTCGTGTTGCTTGGGCTCTTAACATCTTGTTCACTAATACAAAGCAATCGGAGGTGGCGGAAATCATCTCCACTACCCTGGCTCCACTGGAGGTCTTCAG ACGATTTGTCTGGAATTTCTTCCGGTTGGAGAACGAACATCTGAACAACTGTGGCCACTTCCGAGCAGTCCGTGACATCTCCATCATGCCCCTGAACAGGGGAAACCAGGCCGCTCTGCTGCTGCTCATGGACCAGCAGGAAGGCGTCAGGAATCGTGGAAAAGTCAAAGCTAGCAAGAGGAAAACCAACTTCTCCTTTAAAAGATCAAG AGTCAAAAGCTGGGAAACGAAAGTTCACATTGAAGAGATGGAGTGA